A single region of the Mus caroli chromosome 16, CAROLI_EIJ_v1.1, whole genome shotgun sequence genome encodes:
- the Usf3 gene encoding basic helix-loop-helix domain-containing protein USF3 isoform X1: MPEMTEHETPTKKQHRKKNRETHNAVERHRKKKINAGINRIGELIPCSPALKQSKNMILDQAFKYITELKRQNDELLLNGGSSEQAEEIKKLRKQLEEIQKENGRYIELLKANDICLYDDPTIHWKGNLKTSKVSVVIPSDQVQKNIIVYSNGSQPGGNSQGTAVQGITFNVGHGLQKQTANVVPVQRTCKLVTPVSISGVYPSENKPWHQTTVSALAANQSVPLCLPAAISAQNILELSTSESQSSVLGATGGSVVTVSVGPDPHPHRSLNTCLNDQNASENNNAQESPKSSKKTVTCVSGISSSNSAAAPEVHHENKSSPAMQGSSADSQNTLVSVTTTVCSQPPRSTGGSSPVSGSKTVDSPSTATVVVPAHTAVAKSILPVSSLSANPLEGGWTLSCSLPSSSVSASELKNISSLTRISSAGNTQTTWTTLHLAGNTIQPVSQPPSSAATPALNECGTSPTPNNHKHVATGITLNNSPSTDGQPVEQVVVTLPSCPPLPMQPLIAQPQVKSQPPKSILPLNSAMQVIQMAQPVGSGVTAAPANQNVIILQPPSTTPCPTMMRAEVSNQTVGQQIVIIQAANQNPLPLLSAPHPGPVRLPVNGASAIIGSHNSVQSVPAPQTFGGKHLVHILPRPSSLSTSNSTQTFSVTMSNQQQPQTISLNGQLFALQPVMSSSGTTNQSPMQIIQPTTSEDPNTNVALNTFGALASLNQSISQMAGQSCVQLSISQSANPQTSANSQTSPANCVSLTTTVAATITADNSATPSTTYSLATTSSTNTVTCLPSTMKSKRLSKKPGAKKHLTANKPACPLNSVRDVGKIDGPRINSSAEPSCSDGLLDSLPIGLSSVAVSQAKNVSISASHTLDVLNSESVIPDSDPKSKSTEDCSSPSQESETNEQLVLAPAKPKDSTPILQETSQGTPPCSVALSSDMKSCTSANVLTPSPIESQSLVSQVSGLSSTTSTSSTDCISEVEIVAEPCPVQQDSLDTMQTAGPLKGQGLTMLLSDLAKEKDLQKSSISVQMEHPDFSPESSKIGDSNVDLPPKQELLLMSDERDPPQPHSCLPDQEVLHGSLLTSRQADSPLSTSSGSSRSFSVASMLPETAREDVTSSTTSNTCDGCTFAEQTDIVALAARAILDQESIEKGRLGTQADVKEVTPKPSETSLEGDQPFKPQIHKETCTGQADPTPNEFNSQDSVEVTVDRPLEKPSCSLGIKGSNAPIQVSASQPPSLTHQNSISSHPLVSCTGLSQSSDQTSNPVTVNMTVSSSSYGSQPPVPPLMTEYPQEQLNSMASAIPNPQVQEPLSKPSHESRKDSAKRTVQDDLLLSSAKRQKHCQPAPLRLESMPLMSRTPDNIPDQTQMMASQITPNSSNSVVPVSNPAHGDSLARLFPPSNNFVAPALRQTDVQCNSQPSVAEQQQQQQTQAGQHLQALQQHVPPQGVSHLHTNHLYIKQQQQQQAGQLRERHHLYQLQHHVPHADSAVHSQPHIVHQQRTLQQEVQMQKKRNLVQGTPTSQLSLQPKHHGTDQSRPKSSQPHPHHQQMQQQLQQHFASSQPEKSCENPSTNRGHHSHPQNHLNQDVLHQQQDVGSRQQGSDHVSGHNPMQRLLPSRGLEQQMVSQPSIVTRSSDMTCAPHRPERNRVSSYSAEALIGKSSSTSDQRMGISIQGSRVSDQLEMRSYLDVPRNKSLALHNMQGRMDHTVTSDIRLSDCQTFKPGGASQQPQSNFEVQSSRNNEIGNPVPSLRSMQSQAFRISQNTGPPPIDRQKRLSYPPVQSIPTGNAVPPRDSENTCHQSFMQSLLAPHLGDQVIGSQRSLSEHPRNTQCGPSSTIEYNCPPARESVHIRRESESQNRESCDMSLGAINPRSSTLNIPFSSSSSSGDIQGRNTSPNVSVQKSNPMRITDSHGAKGHMNPPVTSNMHGVARPTLPHPSVSHGNADQGPPVRQANSSVAQRSRHPLQDSSGSKIRQPERNRSGNQRHSNVFDPSLPHLPLPTSGSMILGRQQPAAEKRGSIVRFMPDSPQVPNDNSGPDQHSLSQNFGFPFIPEGGMNPPINANTSFIPQVTQPSATRAPALIPVDPQNTLPSFYPPYSPAHPTLSNDISIPYFSNQMFSNPSTEKVNSGSLNNRFGSILSPPRPVGFAQPSFPLLPEMPPMHMANSHLSNFNMTSLFPEIAAALPDGSAMSPLLTIANSSASDSSKQPSNRPAHNISHILGHDCSSAV, from the exons ATGCCAGAAATGACAGAGCATGAGACGCCTACGAAAAAGCAGCACAG GAAGAAGAACCGAGAGACACACAATGCAG tggagaggcacagaaagaagaaaatcaatgcTGGGATAAACAGAATAGGAGAACTGATCCCATGCTCCCCTGCTCTGAAACAG AGCAAGAACATGATCCTGGACCAAGCCTTTAAGTACATAACAGAGCTGAAGCGGCAGAATGATGAGCTCCTGCTCAACGGAGGGAGCAGTGAACAAG ctgaagaaattaaaaagctaCGGAAACAACTAGAagaaatccaaaaagaaaatggccgATATATTGAATTATTGAAAGCAAATGACATATGCTTGTATGATGACCCCACAATCCACTGGAAAGGCAATCTGAAAACCTCAAAGGTGTCTGTTGTTATTCCAAGTGACCAGGTCCAGAAAAACATCATCGTTTATTCCAACGGGAGCCAGCCTGGGGGAAACAGCCAGGGGACAGCTGTTCAGGGAATAACCTTTAATGTTGGTCATGGCTTGCAAAAGCAGACCGCCAATGTGGTGCCAGTGCAGAGGACCTGCAAGCTTGTGACTCCCGTGTCTATTTCTGGAGTTTACCCTTCTGAAAACAAGCCGTGGCATCAGACTACAGTGTCTGCGCTGGCTGCCAACCAGTCTGTTCCCCTTTGTCTTCCCGCTGCCATTTCTGCTCAAAACATTCTCGAACTTTCTACTTCTGAAAGCCAATCAAGTGTGCTGGGTGCCACTGGTGGCTCAGTGGTCACCGTTTCAGTTGGCCCTGACCCTCACCCACATCGTTCCTTGAATACATGCCTAAATGATCAAAATGCTTCAGAAAATAACAATGCACAGGAGAGCCCCAAATCATCAAAGAAAACAGTCACGTGTGTCTCAGGCATCTCCTCCAGCAATTCAGCAGCTGCCCCCGAAGTGCACCATGAAAACAAGTCCAGCCCGGCAATGCAGGGCTCCAGCGCAGATTCGCAAAACACCCTTGTGTCAGTTACCACCACAGTGTGCTCCCAGCCTCCCAGATCTACAGGTGGCTCTTCTCCAGTGAGTGGTAGCAAGACTGTAGACTCACCAAGTACAGCCACAGTGGTGGTGCCAGCCCACACTGCAGTAGCAAAGAGTATCCTCCCAGTGAGCAGTCTCTCTGCAAACCCTTTGGAGGGTGGTTGgactctttcttgttctctgcCTTCTTCAAGTGTCAGTGCTTCAGAACTAAAAAACATCAGCAGCCTTACCCGAATCTCTTCAGCCGGAAATACACAGACAACGTGGACTACACTGCATCTGGCTGGAAACACTATtcagcctgtaagccagccaccatcttctgctgcaactCCAGCATTAAATGAGTGTGGTACCAGCCCTACCCCAAACAACCACAAGCACGTGGCTACAGGCATCACCCTAAATAATTCTCCTTCAACAGATGGGCAGCCAGTTGAGCAAGTAGTGGTGACTTTGCCTTCGTGTCCACCCTTACCTATGCAACCACTAATTGCCCAGCCACAAGTTAAGTCTCAGCCTCCCAAAAGTATCCTTCCTTTGAATTCAGCAATGCAAGTGATTCAGATGGCTCAGCCAGTTGGGTCAGGTGTCACtgcagctccagctaaccaaaaTGTCATCATTCTTCAGCCACCAAGCACAACCCCATGCCCAACAATGATGAGGGCAGAGGTTTCCAACCAAACAGTAGGTCAACAGATTGTCATCATACAGGCGGCTAATCAAAACCCATTGCCactcctctctgctccccatcCTGGTCCTGTTCGACTGCCTGTCAATGGAGCCAGTGCTATAATAGGGTCTCATAATTCAGTGCAAAGTGTGCCAGCCCCACAGACTTTTGGAGGAAAGCATCTTGTCCACATATTACCAAGAccttcctctttatccacatctaACTCAACACAGACTTTTTCTGTTACCATGTCAAACCAACAGCAGCCTCAAACCATTTCTTTAAACGGACAGCTCTTTGCTTTGCAGCCTGTGATGTCCTCATCAGGAACTACAAATCAAAGCCCTATGCAAATTATTCAACCCACCACCAGCGAAGATCCAAATACCAATGTTGCCCTGAACACATTTGGGGCTTTGGCCAGCCTCAATCAAAGCATATCACAGATGGCTGGGCAAAGCTGTGTACAATTGTCTATTAGCCAGTCTGCTAATCCTCAGACTTCTGCAAACAGTCAAACCAGCCCTGCTAACTGCGTTTCACTAACAACAACTGTAGCAGCTACCATAACAGCAGATAATTCAGCTACACCATCCACTACTTACAGTCTTGCAACAACTTCCTCAACAAACACTGTCACTTGTTTGCCCTCTACCATGAAATCAAAAAGACTGAGCAAGAAACCAGGtgccaagaaacacttaacaGCTAACAAGCCAGCATGTCCCCTGAATTCAGTCAGAGATGTGGGCAAGATAGATGGCCCCAGAATAAACAGCTCAGCAGAGCCATCATGCAGTGATGGACTGCTGGACAGCCTCCCTATTGGCTTATCGTCTGTTGCTGTGTCCCAGGCAAAGAATGTTAGTATTTCTGCTTCACATACTTTGGACGTTCTGAATTCTGAATCAGTAATCCCTGACTCTGATCCCAAATCTAAGTCAACAGAAGACTGTAGCTCACCTTCCCAAGAATCTGAAACAAATGAACAGCTTGTATTGGCGCCAGCAAAACCCAAAGATTCTACTCCTATTTTACAAGAGACATCTCAGGGTACACCACCATGTTCTGTAGCATTGTCCAGTGATATGAAATCCTGTACTTCAGCCAACGTGTTGACTCCATCTCCTATCGAATCCCAGAGTTTGGTTTCTCAGGTTTCTGGTCTGTCATCCACTACGAGCACGTCAAGCACTGACTGTATTTCTGAGGTAGAAATTGTGGCAGAACCTTGCCCAGTTCAGCAGGATTCATTGGACACCATGCAGACAGCAGGGCCTTTAAAGGGGCAGGGACTAACTATGTTGCTGTCGGATCTTGCTAAAGAAAAGGACCTTCAGAAGTCATCTATCTCAGTCCAGATGGAGCATCCTGACTTTTCTCCAGAAAGTTCTAAGATAGGTGATTCTAATGTTGATTTGCCTCCCAAGCAGGAACTGCTACTGATGAGCGATGAGAGAGACCCGCCAcagccccactcctgcctccctgatcAGGAGGTTCTCCATGGGTCTTTGCTCACCAGTAGgcaggctgactctcctctgtcaACCAGCTCTGGCAGTAGTCGTAGTTTCTCGGTTGCATCCATGCTTCCCGAAACAGCTCGAGAAGATGTGACGAGCAGTACAACATCTAACACGTGTGATGGCTGCACCTTTGCAGAGCAAACTGACATTGTGGCCCTTGCCGCAAGAGCCATCTTGGACCAGGAGAGCATTGAGAAGGGAAGGCTTGGCACACAGGCTGATGTGAAGGAGGTTACTCCAAAGCCTTCTGAAACCTCTTTAGAGGGAGACCAGCCCTTTAAACCACAGATCCACAAGGAGACGTGCACGGGACAAGCTGACCCAACACCAAATGAATTTAACTCTCAGGATTCTGTGGAAGTGACAGTTGATAGGCCTCTTGAAAAACCAAGCTGTTCTCTGGGAATTAAAGGATCAAATGCCCCCATACAGGTGTCAGCCTCTCAGCCACCAAGTCTCACCCATCAGAATAGCATCAGCAGCCATCCTCTGGTCAGTTGCACAGGTCTATCGCAGAGCTCAGATCAAACTTCTAATCCTGTGACGGTTAATATGACTGTTTCATCCAGTTCTTATGGCAGCCAGCCTCCTGTGCCACCTCTGATGACAGAATATCCCCAGGAACAGCTGAACAGCATGGCTAGCGCCATACCAAACCCACAGGTTCAAGAACCGCTTTCAAAGCCCAGTCATGAAAGTCGTAAAGATTCTGCAAAGCGCACTGTGCAAGATGATCTTTTACTATCTTCGGCCAAACGTCAGAAGCATTGCCAGCCAGCCCCTCTCAGGCTTGAAAGTATGCCCCTGATGAGCAGGACTCCAGACAACATTCCTGATCAAACTCAAATGATGGCGAGTCAGATCACCCCTAACTCTTCAAACTCAGTTGTACCTGTTAGCAACCCAGCACATGGAGATAGCCTTGCACGGTTATTCCCACCTAGTAACAACTTTGTGGCTCCTGCATTGAGGCAGACGGATGTTCAGTGTAATTCTCAGCCTTCAGTTGctgagcaacagcagcagcagcaaacccAGGCAGGTCAACATCTGCAGGCACTGCAGCAGCATGTACCACCTCAAGGAGTGTCTCATCTGCACACCAACCATCTGTACatcaagcagcagcagcagcagcaagcaggGCAGTTAAGAGAGAGGCATCACTTGTATCAGCTGCAGCATCATGTGCCTCATGCAGACAGTGCTGTCCACTCCCAGCCCCATATTGTGCACCAACAGAGAACTCTACAACAGGAAGTTCAGATGCAGAAGAAAAGGAATCTCGTTCAGGGCACTCCTACATCTCAGCTATCCTTACAACCCAAGCACCATGGGACTGACCAGTCAAGACCCAAGAGTAGCCagccacatcctcaccatcaaCAGATGCAGCAACAGCTGCAGCAACACTTTGCAAGTTCCCAGCCAGAGAAGAGCTGTGAAAACCCTTCAACTAACCGGGGCCACCATAGCCATCCCCAGAACCACCTCAATCAGGATGTTCTACACCAGCAACAGGATGTTGGAAGCAGACAGCAGGGTTCTGACCACGTATCTGGGCATAATCCAATGCAGAGGCTTTTACCATCAAGAGGCTTAGAGCAGCAAATGGTGTCCCAACCAAGTATTGTGACTAGGTCTTCAGACATGACCTGCGCTCCACACAGGCCAGAGAGAAACCGAGTCTCCAGTTACTCTGCCGAAGCACTCATTGGAAAGTCATCTTCTACTTCAGACCAGAGAATGGGCATATCGATTCAGGGTTCCAGGGTTTCAGACCAGCTTGAAATGAGAAGTTATCTTGatgttcccagaaataagagCTTGGCACTTCATAATATGCAGGGTCGCATGGATCATACTGTCACCTCAGATATCCGCCTTTCTGATTGCCAGACATTCAAACCAGGTGGAGCCAGCCAACAGCCCCAGAGTAATTTTGAAGTACAATCTTCAAGAAACAATGAAATAGGTAACCCTGTGCCATCACTGCGAAGCATGCAGTCCCAGGCTTTTCGAATTAGTCAAAACACTGGCCCACCACCAATAGACCGACAAAAACGATTATCTTATCCACCAGTTCAGAGCATCCCAACAGGAAATGCTGTCCCACCAAGGGACAGTGAGAATACATGTCACCAGAGTTTCATGCAGAGCCTGCTTGCTCCTCACCTTGGTGATCAGGTCATTGGGAGTCAAAGGTCACTCTCTGAACATCCAAGGAATACACAGTGTGGTCCATCTTCAACAATTGAGTATAATTGTCCCCCAGCTCGTGAGAGTGTTCATATCAGGAGAGAGAGTGAAAGTCAGAATAGGGAGAGTTGTGACATGTCTTTAGGTGCAATTAACCCCAGGAGCAGCACTTTGAATATTCCTTTCTCGAGTTCCTCTTCCTCGGGGGATATTCAAGGTCGAAACACCAGTCCTAATGTTTCTGTACAGAAGTCCAATCCCATGAGGATTACTGACAGTCATGGGGCCAAGGGCCACATGAACCCTCCTGTCACATCCAACATGCATGGGGTTGCAAGGCCAACTTTGCCACACCCATCTGTGTCTCATGGGAATGCTGACCAAGGGCCTCCTGTACGGCAGGCTAACTCTTCAGTTGCCCAGAGATCAAGACATCCCCTGCAGGACAGCAGTGGCTCCAAAATCCGCCAGCCTGAAAGGAATCGTTCTGGAAATCAAAGGCACAGTAACGTCTTTGACCCaagtcttcctcatcttcctctccccACTAGTGGCAGTATGATTCTTGGACGGCAGCAACCTGctgcagagaagagaggaagtaTCGTTCGCTTCATGCCTGATAGTCCACAAGTACCTAATGATAATTCAGGCCCTGACCAGCATTCATTGTCACAAAATTTCGGTTTCCCTTTTATTCCTGAGGGTGGCATGAATCCACCAATAAATGCTAATACTTCCTTCATTCCACAGGTCACTCAGCCTAGTGCCACCCGAGCTCCAGCTCTCATCCCAGTAGATCCCCAGAACACTCTGCCTTCCTTCTACCCACCGTACTCCCCTGCTCATCCTACTCTGTCCAATGACATTTCAATCCCTTATTTTTCTAATCAAATGTTCTCCAATCCTAGCACAGAGAAAGTGAACAGTGGAAGTTTAAACAACCGATTTGGGTCAATTTTATCTCCTCCCAGACCTGTTGGCTTTGCTCAGCCAagtttccctcttctccctgagATGCCACCAATGCACATGGCCAACTCTCACCTATCCAATTTCAATATGACGTCATTGTTTCCGGAAATAGCAGCGGCTCTTCCTGACGGCTCAGCAATGTCACCTTTGCTTACCATAGCAAACtcctctgcctctgactcttccaAGCAGCCCTCAAACAGACCTGCTCACAACATAAGCCATATTTTAGGTCATGACTGCAGTTCAGCTGTTTAA